The following coding sequences are from one Neovison vison isolate M4711 chromosome X, ASM_NN_V1, whole genome shotgun sequence window:
- the PNPLA4 gene encoding patatin-like phospholipase domain-containing protein 4 isoform X1 encodes MEVPQRCIARMKHINLSFAACGFLGIYHLGAASALCRHGQKLLKAVKAFAGASAGSLVATVLLTAPEKIEECNEFTYDFAEEIRRQSFGAVTPGYDFMARLRSGMERILPPNAHELAHGRLHVSITNSKTRENYLVSSFPSREDLIKVLLASSFVPLYAGLKPVEYRGQTWVDGGLTDSLPILPVGRTVTISPFSGRPDISPQDKGQLDLYVNLANQDVTLSVANLVRLNQALFPPSKRKMESLYQLGFEDAIRFLLKENWFE; translated from the exons ATGGAGGTGCCCCAGAGATGCATTG cTAGAATGAAGCACATCAACTTGTCCTTTGCAGCATGCGGGTTCCTGGGCATTTACCACTTGGGGGCAGCATCTGCACTTTGTAGACACGGCCAGAAGCTCCTGAAGGCTGTGAAGGCCTTTGCAGGGGCTTCTGCAGGATCCTTGGTGGCTACCGTCCTGCTGACCGCACCAGAAAAAATCGAG gaatGTAATGAATTTACCTATGACTTTGCCGAAGAAATCCGAAGGCAGTCTTTTGGGGCAGTGACACCCGGCTACGATTTCATGGCCCGACTGAG AAGCGGAATGGAGCGGATTCTCCCTCCCAACGCTCATGAGCTGGCCCACGGCCGCCTGCACGTATCCATCACCAACAGCAAAACCAGAGAAAATTACCTGGTGTCCAGCTTTCCCTCCAGGGAGGACCTCATTAAG GTGCTGTTGGCCAGCAGCTTCGTGCCCCTTTACGCAGGACTGAAACCCGTGGAGTACAGAGGGCAG ACGTGGGTGGACGGAGGCCTCACGGACAGCCTGCCCATCCTTCCCGTGGGCCGGACGGTGACCATCTCACCCTTCAGCGGGCGCCCGGACATCTCCCCACAGGACAAAGGACAGCTGGACCTCTACGTGAATCTCGCCAATCAGGACGTCACG CTGTCCGTGGCGAACCTGGTGAGGCTGAACCAAGCCCTATTCCCGCCAAGCAAGAGGAAAATGGAATCCCTGTATCAGCTTGGCTTTGAGGACGCCATTAGGTTTCTCCTCAAAGAAAATTGGTTTGAATAG
- the PNPLA4 gene encoding patatin-like phospholipase domain-containing protein 4 isoform X3, translating to MEVPQRCIARMKHINLSFAACGFLGIYHLGAASALCRHGQKLLKAVKAFAGASAGSLVATVLLTAPEKIEECNEFTYDFAEEIRRQSFGAVTPGYDFMARLRSGMERILPPNAHELAHGRLHVSITNSKTRENYLVSSFPSREDLIKTWVDGGLTDSLPILPVGRTVTISPFSGRPDISPQDKGQLDLYVNLANQDVTLSVANLVRLNQALFPPSKRKMESLYQLGFEDAIRFLLKENWFE from the exons ATGGAGGTGCCCCAGAGATGCATTG cTAGAATGAAGCACATCAACTTGTCCTTTGCAGCATGCGGGTTCCTGGGCATTTACCACTTGGGGGCAGCATCTGCACTTTGTAGACACGGCCAGAAGCTCCTGAAGGCTGTGAAGGCCTTTGCAGGGGCTTCTGCAGGATCCTTGGTGGCTACCGTCCTGCTGACCGCACCAGAAAAAATCGAG gaatGTAATGAATTTACCTATGACTTTGCCGAAGAAATCCGAAGGCAGTCTTTTGGGGCAGTGACACCCGGCTACGATTTCATGGCCCGACTGAG AAGCGGAATGGAGCGGATTCTCCCTCCCAACGCTCATGAGCTGGCCCACGGCCGCCTGCACGTATCCATCACCAACAGCAAAACCAGAGAAAATTACCTGGTGTCCAGCTTTCCCTCCAGGGAGGACCTCATTAAG ACGTGGGTGGACGGAGGCCTCACGGACAGCCTGCCCATCCTTCCCGTGGGCCGGACGGTGACCATCTCACCCTTCAGCGGGCGCCCGGACATCTCCCCACAGGACAAAGGACAGCTGGACCTCTACGTGAATCTCGCCAATCAGGACGTCACG CTGTCCGTGGCGAACCTGGTGAGGCTGAACCAAGCCCTATTCCCGCCAAGCAAGAGGAAAATGGAATCCCTGTATCAGCTTGGCTTTGAGGACGCCATTAGGTTTCTCCTCAAAGAAAATTGGTTTGAATAG
- the PNPLA4 gene encoding patatin-like phospholipase domain-containing protein 4 isoform X2, with amino-acid sequence MKHINLSFAACGFLGIYHLGAASALCRHGQKLLKAVKAFAGASAGSLVATVLLTAPEKIEECNEFTYDFAEEIRRQSFGAVTPGYDFMARLRSGMERILPPNAHELAHGRLHVSITNSKTRENYLVSSFPSREDLIKVLLASSFVPLYAGLKPVEYRGQTWVDGGLTDSLPILPVGRTVTISPFSGRPDISPQDKGQLDLYVNLANQDVTLSVANLVRLNQALFPPSKRKMESLYQLGFEDAIRFLLKENWFE; translated from the exons ATGAAGCACATCAACTTGTCCTTTGCAGCATGCGGGTTCCTGGGCATTTACCACTTGGGGGCAGCATCTGCACTTTGTAGACACGGCCAGAAGCTCCTGAAGGCTGTGAAGGCCTTTGCAGGGGCTTCTGCAGGATCCTTGGTGGCTACCGTCCTGCTGACCGCACCAGAAAAAATCGAG gaatGTAATGAATTTACCTATGACTTTGCCGAAGAAATCCGAAGGCAGTCTTTTGGGGCAGTGACACCCGGCTACGATTTCATGGCCCGACTGAG AAGCGGAATGGAGCGGATTCTCCCTCCCAACGCTCATGAGCTGGCCCACGGCCGCCTGCACGTATCCATCACCAACAGCAAAACCAGAGAAAATTACCTGGTGTCCAGCTTTCCCTCCAGGGAGGACCTCATTAAG GTGCTGTTGGCCAGCAGCTTCGTGCCCCTTTACGCAGGACTGAAACCCGTGGAGTACAGAGGGCAG ACGTGGGTGGACGGAGGCCTCACGGACAGCCTGCCCATCCTTCCCGTGGGCCGGACGGTGACCATCTCACCCTTCAGCGGGCGCCCGGACATCTCCCCACAGGACAAAGGACAGCTGGACCTCTACGTGAATCTCGCCAATCAGGACGTCACG CTGTCCGTGGCGAACCTGGTGAGGCTGAACCAAGCCCTATTCCCGCCAAGCAAGAGGAAAATGGAATCCCTGTATCAGCTTGGCTTTGAGGACGCCATTAGGTTTCTCCTCAAAGAAAATTGGTTTGAATAG